In Pseudodesulfovibrio sp. JC047, the following proteins share a genomic window:
- the crcB gene encoding fluoride efflux transporter CrcB, whose amino-acid sequence MFTKLLYLSLGGAAGTMSRYWLSGVAQRMIGGSFPLGTFTVNALGCLLFGAVWGFFENRLLPGSEIRLLVLTGFMGAFTTFSTYMFETAELVKYGQMLTALLNVVGQSIVGLALVLTGIALGRLL is encoded by the coding sequence ATGTTCACAAAATTACTCTATCTTTCCCTTGGTGGCGCGGCTGGGACCATGTCCCGTTATTGGTTGTCCGGGGTCGCCCAACGCATGATTGGTGGATCATTTCCCCTTGGGACATTTACCGTAAATGCGCTTGGTTGTCTGCTTTTTGGAGCGGTTTGGGGATTTTTCGAAAATCGGCTGCTTCCGGGCAGTGAAATCAGGCTGCTCGTATTGACGGGATTCATGGGCGCATTCACCACTTTTTCGACCTATATGTTCGAGACCGCCGAGCTGGTTAAATACGGCCAGATGCTCACCGCTCTCCTCAATGTCGTTGGTCAGAGCATTGTGGGACTCGCACTTGTTCTCACGGGCATCGCCCTTGGTCGATTACTCTAA
- a CDS encoding DUF190 domain-containing protein has protein sequence MKLLEKAERIRIYIGEDDKHKGMPLAEAIVKEARQLGLAGATVFRGMSGFGANSRIHTTKILRLSEDLPVVVEIVEHPDRLDSLLDHLSDIMSEGMVTREPVNVMLYRHAKK, from the coding sequence ATGAAACTGCTCGAAAAAGCTGAACGAATTAGAATCTACATTGGTGAAGATGACAAGCATAAAGGGATGCCTTTAGCCGAAGCCATCGTCAAAGAAGCCAGACAGTTAGGGCTGGCCGGAGCCACGGTTTTTCGCGGCATGAGCGGATTCGGTGCCAACAGCCGTATCCACACAACCAAAATCCTCCGATTGTCAGAAGACTTGCCCGTTGTCGTAGAAATAGTTGAACACCCTGACCGTCTCGACAGTCTGCTCGATCACCTGAGCGACATCATGAGCGAAGGCATGGTGACGCGAGAACCTGTCAACGTCATGCTCTATCGACACGCAAAGAAATAA